The Cydia fagiglandana chromosome 4, ilCydFagi1.1, whole genome shotgun sequence genome has a window encoding:
- the LOC134664123 gene encoding uncharacterized protein LOC134664123 isoform X1: MERTLKKTVSLRQMKLLLEFLEKNRNLALGRLRSKEGRALSKKLWAECADILNVENVGSSFRNGREWAKFYTDYKARLNNKVRAMRNNETTAATGAEIELTSLETRLCNILGYNIKDLLMAKANPLSLTREAKKESKIKAKRVKLKRRRSSSSDSSINSAKETLERIEESRIEVDRLKADGLFKIAESLAQMAEAQNRVAASMENLGAGVWQLLQRFGPAPGPQDGKIWEEKVQEHNILQ; encoded by the exons ATGGAGCGAACTCTGAAAAAAACTGTGTCGTTGCGTCAGATGAAATTGTTGTTGGAGTTTTTAGAGAAGAATAGAAATCTGGCGCTCGGCCGATTGAGATCCAAGGAAGGGCGCGCGTTGTCTAAAAAATTGTGGGCCGAGTGCGCGGACATTTTAAATGTTGAAAATGTCGGCTCTTCATTTAGAAATGGCAGGGAATGGGCTAag ttttatacAGACTACAAAGCCCGGCTAAACAACAAAGTAAGAGCAATGAGAAATAATGAAACCACAGCAGCAACGGGAGCAGAAATAGAACTCACCTCACTGGAAACCAGACTGTGCAACATCCTCGGGTACAATATCAAAGATCTGCTTATGGCGAAAGCAAACCCTTTAAGCTTAACCCGAGAAGCAAAGAAAGAATCAAAAATTAAAGCAAAGAGAGTAAAACTAAAAAGAAGAAGGagta GTTCATCAGACAGTTCAATAAATTCTGCAAAAGAAACTCTAGAAAGAATAGAAGAATCCCGAATTGAAGTAGACAGGCTTAAGGCTGACGGTCTCTTCAAGATAGCGGAGAGTCTAGCACAGATGGCGGAGGCTCAGAACAGGGTGGCAGCAAGTATGGAGAACCTGGGGGCCGGGGTGTGGCAGCTCTTGCAGAGGTTTGGTCCCGCTCCGGGGCCACAGGATGGGAAAATTTGGG AGGAAAAAGTTCAAGAGCACAATATCCTGCAATGA
- the LOC134663529 gene encoding transcription initiation factor IIB isoform X3 — MICSECGLVVGDRVIDVGSEWRTFSNEKSGVDPSRVGGPENPLLSGGDLSTIIGPGRGDASFDSFGVSKYQNRRNISSTDRALINAFREINTMADRINLPKTIVDRANNLFKQVHDGKNLKGRANDAIASACLYIACRQEGVPRTFKEICAVSKISKKEIGRCFKLILKALETSVDLITTADFMSRFCSNLGLPNSVQRAATHIARKAGELDIVSGRSPISVAAAAIYMASQASEDKRSQKEIGDIAGVADVTIRQSYKLMYPFAAKLFPDDFKFATPIEFLPQM; from the exons ATGATCTGCTCGGAATGCGGCCTCGTCGTTGGAGACAG AGTAATTGACGTTGGTTCAGAATGGCGTACATTCAGCAACGAGAAGTCGGGAGTAGACCCCTCTCGTGTTGGTGGGCCGGAGAACCCGCTGCTCTCTGGCGGAGACCTTTCCACAATCATTGGCCCCGGCCGCGGCGACGCTTCATTTGACAGTTTCGGTGTATCAAAGTACCAGAACAGACGCAATATTAGCAGTACAGACAGAGCACTGATTAATGCGTTCAGAGAGATCAACACAATGGCTGACCGCATTAATCTTCCCAAAACAATTGTGGACAGGGCTAACAATTTGTTTAAACAG GTACATGATGGCAAAAACTTAAAAGGCCGAGCAAATGACGCCATTGCATCAGCTTGCTTATACATCGCCTGCCGCCAGGAGGGCGTGCCCCGTACATTCAAAGAGATATGTGCTGTCAGCAAAATCAGCAAGAAAGAGATTGGCCGGTGTTTCAAACTCATCCTCAAAGCTCTGGAGACGTCGGTGGATCTCATCACTACAGCGGACTTCATGTCCCGGTTCTGCTCAAACTTGGGGCTCCCGAACTCTGTGCAAAGGGCAGCCACACATATTGCAAGGAAGGCGGGCGAGCTGGATATTGTGTCTGGACGAAGCCCCATTTCAGTTGCAGCTGCTGCTATTTATATGGCTTCTCAG GCATCAGAAGACAAACGCAGCCAGAAAGAGATAGGCGACATCGCCGGCGTGGCAGACGTTACCATCCGGCAGTCCTACAAGCTCATGTACCCGTTCGCTGCTAAACTCTTTCCCGATGACTTCAAGTTCGCCACACCCATCGAGTTCCTCCCACAGATGTAG
- the LOC134663529 gene encoding transcription initiation factor IIB isoform X2, whose amino-acid sequence MASTSRIEANKVVCYAHPDAPLIEDYRAGDMICSECGLVVGDRVIDVGSEWRTFSNEKSGVDPSRVGGPENPLLSGGDLSTIIGPGRGDASFDSFGVSKYQNRRNISSTDRALINAFREINTMADRINLPKTIVDRANNLFKQVHDGKNLKGRANDAIASACLYIACRQEGVPRTFKEICAVSKISKKEIGRCFKLILKALETSVDLITTADFMSRFCSNLGLPNSVQRAATHIARKAGELDIVSGRSPISVAAAAIYMASQVSNDKRTQKDVENISGLQGEAIWEAYRLMYPHASDIIPINFELSVPIKSLPRI is encoded by the exons ATGGCGAGCACGTCAAG AATTGAGGCAAATAAGGTGGTCTGCTATGCTCACCCCGACGCGCCGCTTATCGAGGATTACCGGGCAGGTGACATGATCTGCTCGGAATGCGGCCTCGTCGTTGGAGACAG AGTAATTGACGTTGGTTCAGAATGGCGTACATTCAGCAACGAGAAGTCGGGAGTAGACCCCTCTCGTGTTGGTGGGCCGGAGAACCCGCTGCTCTCTGGCGGAGACCTTTCCACAATCATTGGCCCCGGCCGCGGCGACGCTTCATTTGACAGTTTCGGTGTATCAAAGTACCAGAACAGACGCAATATTAGCAGTACAGACAGAGCACTGATTAATGCGTTCAGAGAGATCAACACAATGGCTGACCGCATTAATCTTCCCAAAACAATTGTGGACAGGGCTAACAATTTGTTTAAACAG GTACATGATGGCAAAAACTTAAAAGGCCGAGCAAATGACGCCATTGCATCAGCTTGCTTATACATCGCCTGCCGCCAGGAGGGCGTGCCCCGTACATTCAAAGAGATATGTGCTGTCAGCAAAATCAGCAAGAAAGAGATTGGCCGGTGTTTCAAACTCATCCTCAAAGCTCTGGAGACGTCGGTGGATCTCATCACTACAGCGGACTTCATGTCCCGGTTCTGCTCAAACTTGGGGCTCCCGAACTCTGTGCAAAGGGCAGCCACACATATTGCAAGGAAGGCGGGCGAGCTGGATATTGTGTCTGGACGAAGCCCCATTTCAGTTGCAGCTGCTGCTATTTATATGGCTTCTCAG GTGTCAAACGATAAGCGAACCCAGAAAGACGTTGAGAACATCTCCGGGTTGCAGGGCGAAGCCATCTGGGAAGCATATAGGCTCATGTATCCACATGCATCCGACATTATCCCCATTAACTTTGAGCTGTCCGTGCCCATTAAATCTCTGCCTAGAATTTAG
- the LOC134663529 gene encoding transcription initiation factor IIB isoform X1: MASTSRIEANKVVCYAHPDAPLIEDYRAGDMICSECGLVVGDRVIDVGSEWRTFSNEKSGVDPSRVGGPENPLLSGGDLSTIIGPGRGDASFDSFGVSKYQNRRNISSTDRALINAFREINTMADRINLPKTIVDRANNLFKQVHDGKNLKGRANDAIASACLYIACRQEGVPRTFKEICAVSKISKKEIGRCFKLILKALETSVDLITTADFMSRFCSNLGLPNSVQRAATHIARKAGELDIVSGRSPISVAAAAIYMASQASEDKRSQKEIGDIAGVADVTIRQSYKLMYPFAAKLFPDDFKFATPIEFLPQM, from the exons ATGGCGAGCACGTCAAG AATTGAGGCAAATAAGGTGGTCTGCTATGCTCACCCCGACGCGCCGCTTATCGAGGATTACCGGGCAGGTGACATGATCTGCTCGGAATGCGGCCTCGTCGTTGGAGACAG AGTAATTGACGTTGGTTCAGAATGGCGTACATTCAGCAACGAGAAGTCGGGAGTAGACCCCTCTCGTGTTGGTGGGCCGGAGAACCCGCTGCTCTCTGGCGGAGACCTTTCCACAATCATTGGCCCCGGCCGCGGCGACGCTTCATTTGACAGTTTCGGTGTATCAAAGTACCAGAACAGACGCAATATTAGCAGTACAGACAGAGCACTGATTAATGCGTTCAGAGAGATCAACACAATGGCTGACCGCATTAATCTTCCCAAAACAATTGTGGACAGGGCTAACAATTTGTTTAAACAG GTACATGATGGCAAAAACTTAAAAGGCCGAGCAAATGACGCCATTGCATCAGCTTGCTTATACATCGCCTGCCGCCAGGAGGGCGTGCCCCGTACATTCAAAGAGATATGTGCTGTCAGCAAAATCAGCAAGAAAGAGATTGGCCGGTGTTTCAAACTCATCCTCAAAGCTCTGGAGACGTCGGTGGATCTCATCACTACAGCGGACTTCATGTCCCGGTTCTGCTCAAACTTGGGGCTCCCGAACTCTGTGCAAAGGGCAGCCACACATATTGCAAGGAAGGCGGGCGAGCTGGATATTGTGTCTGGACGAAGCCCCATTTCAGTTGCAGCTGCTGCTATTTATATGGCTTCTCAG GCATCAGAAGACAAACGCAGCCAGAAAGAGATAGGCGACATCGCCGGCGTGGCAGACGTTACCATCCGGCAGTCCTACAAGCTCATGTACCCGTTCGCTGCTAAACTCTTTCCCGATGACTTCAAGTTCGCCACACCCATCGAGTTCCTCCCACAGATGTAG
- the LOC134664123 gene encoding uncharacterized protein LOC134664123 isoform X2: protein MERTLKKTVSLRQMKLLLEFLEKNRNLALGRLRSKEGRALSKKLWAECADILNVENVGSSFRNGREWAKFYTDYKARLNNKVRAMRNNETTAATGAEIELTSLETRLCNILGYNIKDLLMAKANPLSLTREAKKESKIKAKRVKLKRRRSSSDSSINSAKETLERIEESRIEVDRLKADGLFKIAESLAQMAEAQNRVAASMENLGAGVWQLLQRFGPAPGPQDGKIWEEKVQEHNILQ from the exons ATGGAGCGAACTCTGAAAAAAACTGTGTCGTTGCGTCAGATGAAATTGTTGTTGGAGTTTTTAGAGAAGAATAGAAATCTGGCGCTCGGCCGATTGAGATCCAAGGAAGGGCGCGCGTTGTCTAAAAAATTGTGGGCCGAGTGCGCGGACATTTTAAATGTTGAAAATGTCGGCTCTTCATTTAGAAATGGCAGGGAATGGGCTAag ttttatacAGACTACAAAGCCCGGCTAAACAACAAAGTAAGAGCAATGAGAAATAATGAAACCACAGCAGCAACGGGAGCAGAAATAGAACTCACCTCACTGGAAACCAGACTGTGCAACATCCTCGGGTACAATATCAAAGATCTGCTTATGGCGAAAGCAAACCCTTTAAGCTTAACCCGAGAAGCAAAGAAAGAATCAAAAATTAAAGCAAAGAGAGTAAAACTAAAAAGAAGAAGGa GTTCATCAGACAGTTCAATAAATTCTGCAAAAGAAACTCTAGAAAGAATAGAAGAATCCCGAATTGAAGTAGACAGGCTTAAGGCTGACGGTCTCTTCAAGATAGCGGAGAGTCTAGCACAGATGGCGGAGGCTCAGAACAGGGTGGCAGCAAGTATGGAGAACCTGGGGGCCGGGGTGTGGCAGCTCTTGCAGAGGTTTGGTCCCGCTCCGGGGCCACAGGATGGGAAAATTTGGG AGGAAAAAGTTCAAGAGCACAATATCCTGCAATGA